The stretch of DNA TGCCGGCTGCCAAGTCCGCCTGCTCGGTCTTCTGAAAGTCAATTGCCAGGCGAATGGGCTCCTCGAACTTCAGCGGTTGCTTGTCGCTGAGGTGCTGGATGGCGCGTTTGGCCATCAAGCGGATGTCTTCGAGGGTTCTGGCAAATGGGTAACAGCGCGCTGCGTTGCGCGACACTCCTTCCTTGACCACCACCGCTTCGATTGCCGGCACAAGCGCCTTTGCTTCCTGCACCAGCGCCTGGTCACCTGTGACCAGAGCTGCCGGCACGCCAAAGTGCCCTGCCACCCCAGCGCTCAGGCCGAATTCCCCCACGGAGATGCCGTTGATGCGCACGTCGTGGATGAGCGAGGCAGCGAAGGTATGATCCAGCACGGCCCCTTCGGTACCCGATTTCGCGTGGTAGCCGATGAAGAAGGCAGCATCCACCGAGCTTTCGATCCCCTCCATCATGGATAACGATTTGCGCGTACCCGTGAGCAGGGTCGCTTTGGGGTGAAGGCGGTCGATGAGCAGGTTGGTCATGTTATGGTGGGCATCGTTGACCAGGACTTCGCGAGCCCCCCCCTGCACAGCTCCCTCCACCGCTGCGTTCACTTCTTGAACCATCCACTCCCGAGCCTGGGCGTAGGCCGGATTAGACGGAAACACTTGCTCCAAGAGCACGACCCCGTTCACCCCTTCCAAATCCGCCGAGATGAATACCTTCATGACGCTGTTCGCCTTCCTTTGCCGATTGCCTACACCATCACCTGTCCGTCTTGGACGACCACCTTGCCATCGATCTCGATTGTGGGCGCAAAGAGAATGCCGTCCAGGTGGAAGGGCACGTTCACTGTGCCGCCAAAGGAGCAGTTGTTGCCCAGTGCCACGTGCGCAGTGCCCAGCACCTTGCGGTCCTCAGCCATGCACCCGGTGATCCGCGCGGCAGCGTTGGTGCCGATGCCCAGCTCGGCCAGGGTGCGCGCCTCTGGGCCAAAGGCGCGCAGCTCCTCCCGGAGCTTGGCGCACGCCTGACCTCCGCGGATCATGGCTACGCGCCCTTCCTTGACGTCGAGCACAATCGGGTGGTCAGGCCGCGCCTTGCCCCCAAACCCGTGCTCGACCACAATTCTGCCTTCCGCCTTGCCGCCTTGCGGGCCGATGCAGGCCATCCCGGCGGGCAGAGTGGAAAACGCTCCACGTTGGTGTGCCAACCCCGTGTCGGCGATGCCCTTCTGGCCCTCTATGGAGAACCAGGCGTCGGTGCCCGCCGGGGTAGTCAGGTGAGCCCTGTGCCCAATGGTGAGGACGTCGGCCAGCTTTCGGGTGCGGCGCGCCAGATCCTGGTAGTCCACATCCAGCGCGCGCCGCAGGGCATCGGCCGTGACTCCGGACATGTCCAGGATGCGCGCCCCACGGCGACAGGCCACGCGGCGCGCCTCACTGTGCCGCAGTTGGCCGGAGGTCACCAGCACCACCACGTCTGCCAGAGCCATGATGCGGGTCACCGGTGCTGGGGGCTCGGCACCGTTGCGGCACGGCCGTGGCAATTCGACCAACACAGAGTCTGCGCTGATGCGACGAGCGGTGGACAGGAGCAGGTGCGCCAACTCCATCATAGGCGCATCCGCCACGACTACCACTGACTCGGTGTGCTTGGTGTTCAGGCACTGCGTCAACACCAGGCGAGCGGCACGCTGCAATTTGGTCATGCCCCCTCCAGGCTGTTTGTTCCTCGGCCTGCCACCGCCCTTCCGCTCTACCCGTTATCGTTGTTCAGCTTCACCATAGGCGTTTAGGCAAAAGGAACCCTCTCGGCATTCCGCGCGCCGAGAGGGTCCTTGCTGATCTCAGCAGCCTTCCGTGGCCACAGGTTGCAATTCCAAGAGACGATGCTTGCAGAGCTGGCCCACGAACAGGGCCAGTCGCTCTTGCACAGGCTCAATTTGCTGCCCAAACTGTTCGCGCAAGGCCGTGCCCACCTCTGCCAGAGTGCGGGAGCCATCGCACAGCCTCCAGGCCGCGCTCCCATAGGCATCGAGGTGGACACGAAAATGCGGGCGCCGGAGCATGGGAAGGAGGTACTTCCGCAGCAAGCCGCTGGTGAAGCGTGGCCTAAGCAGAAGCACTCTATCCCCCTCCTCCTGCCACTCCACCAGCCGCACGGGGATGAGCTCTGCAGCCCGCTCTGGGTGCAACAGCTCCGCAATGGACAAAACTTTGCTCCTGCGCTCCAACCTACATCACCGCTGGGGCGGCTGGCTCGTCAGGGCTGCCGGCGTTCCCCAATGGCACCTTCACCAGCAGGTAGCCTAACGCGACAATCACCAGCACGCTCACCAGGAACGAAGAGTTCTGCCACAGATTGGGGATGGTGACGCCAAAGAAGACCAGGGCGGCCACCAACAGACCCACCAGCGCCTCACCGGCAATCAGGCCAGAGGCGAGCAGAATGCCGCGGTTTTCGATGCGTGTCTTCTGGTTCTCGTTGTACTTGCGCCGCGCCACAACCAAGTCGATGACCCAACGGATGATGCCACCGACAAAGATAGCCGCCACGGTCTCAAACGACAGGTACATGCCCACGCAGACCAGCATGGGGCTCCGCACCTGCACGAGGATGAAGCCGATGGCCAGCAGGATACCCACGATGATCAGCGGCCACACCATCTCGCCGCCGACGATGCCCTGCGCTAACTTGGCCATCAAGGTGGCTTGCGGCGCAGCAAGCACGTCCCCGCCGAAACCGCCATGGTAGCCCTTGATCTCCGCCATCTTCAGGTCGCCGGCGTTCAGGATGAACAGCGGGATCCACATCACCGCCGCCGAGAGCAGCACGCCGATAAAGTCACCCACCTGCATGCGCCACGGTGTACCACCCAGGATGTGCCCCACCTTGAGGTCCTGCAGCATCTCGCCCGCCACCGCTGCAGAGACGCAAATGACCCCTGCTACCGCCAGCACCGCGATGACGCCTGGGGTGCCCGTGGCGCCGAGGATGACCATGAGGACTGCTGCGATCACCAGCGTTGACAGGGTCAGTCCGGAGATGGGATTGTTGGACGAGCCTATCAGCCCTACCAGGTATCCGGACACGGCGGCGAAGAAGAAGCCGGCGACCATCATGACCAGCGCCGCCACCAAGGCCGGGGCCAGTGCCTCAGGAGCCAGACCCATGAACCACCAGTAGACGAAAAAGGTCAGCACGCCCACTGCTGCCAGGCCAGCGAACACCACCTTGATGTTGATGTCACGATCGGTGCGCAGCGTAGTCTGCTGCGCCGAGGCCGCCTTACGCACGTCCTCCACCGACCGCTTGATCCCGCCGGCAAGGCTCTTGCGCATGCGGAACAGCGTAAAGGCCGCGCTCATCAACATGCCGCCAATGGCGATGGGTCTTACCGCGTTGGCAAAGAGATTCTTCGCCACTCCCACCCAGTCCATGGCTCCTTGCTCCACCAGCGGCGCATATTGCGGCGCGAGCAAGAGCATCAGCAAGGGGACAAACAGTCCCCAAGACAGGGCGCCGCCAGCAAAGTTGAGTGCAGCCAGGCGCGGACCGATGATGTAGCCCACGCCCAAAAAAGCAGGGCTGAGCGCCGGGGTCTTCAGCAAGAAGCCGCCGCCGGTTTCCACCCCGGCAAAGCCCTTCCCCGCCGTGCCAGGGATGATCTTGCGGGCCACCTGCACAAAGTGCTCCCACTTACTGGCAAAGATGTTGACGGTCTTTAGCGCCTCCACCAGTCCACCAATGCCCATGGCGTAGAACAGGTACTGCGCGCCCGAAGCACCGCCGCGGCCCGCCTTGTGAATCTCTCCTGCCGCCACCGACTCGGGGAATGGCAACTCCGGGTCATCCACCATCATGCGGCGGAGCAAGGTCACGAACAAGATGCCCGCAGCGCCGCCCACCAGCATGATGATGCTGGAGCGGAGATACCCGGAGAAGCTGCCAAAGAACTCCGGCGTCCACACCCCGGCGATAAGGAAAGCCGGAAGGGTGAAGATTGCCCCAGCCGCCACCGACTCGCCGATGGAACCCACGGTTCGCGAAAGATTCTCCTCGAGGATGTTGCTGTCCTTGAAAAGCCGCAGGATTGCCATGCTGAGTACGGCAGCCGGGTAAGTCGCCGCAATGGTCATGCCCGCCTTGAGCCCGAGATAAGCGTTGGCCGCGCCGAGCACCACCGCCATTACCAACCCTGGAACGAGGGCTCTGAGGGTGAACTCCTTCAGATCCACGGTCGGTGGGACAAAAGGCTTGTACTCTCTCTTTCCGCTCTGCATTTGCTTGGGTTCGGCCATGCGCTGGATCCTCCTTCGGTTTCACCGGCCCACTCTTTTGCTCCACCGAAAAGCCTCGCGCCCGCGGCACCAGCCGGGCGCAGAGCACAAACGCACCGCCAACTTAAAACAAAACGCGCTAAAAGTCAAGTGGAAAAAGCGGCCTATGCCACAATTCCGCTCTCAAAGTACCACCCTGGGCAGACGCCGAGCGCCGGCCTGCGAACTGCCCTTGGCATGAGGGAAACGGCGGACGTAGCGGACTCTGCCAGCGTCCTGCCGTGTCCGGCGGCCTCCTCGGCTAACACAAGAAGCTGCCTTGCCCGCGCGGGCAGCGGCATAAGACCTTTCCGGGCAAACAGCCTCTTCCGACTGGGCCGCCAGACCCTCCCTACCGGCTCGGACCTTGCCCTGCCTATTTGGGTTCGCCTCCGCCAGGCTCCTGCCAGCGACGCGCCTCATTGCGGTAAGCATCGCGGAAGGGCTTCCCTCGCAGCGTTTCCGCCAACACCCGCTGCACGCTGTAGAGCTCGTCGCTCATTGCCTTGCGGCACCGCTCCTCATCAACCTCGATCTTGCTCACGACATGCGCCGCCACCTCCAGCGACTCCCGGGTGATACGCAATCCGCTCAGCACCTTGCTCTTGATGAGCTGCAGATCGCGGTGGTAGCCAGAAATCAAATTGCTGCTCAGGCTCGCCACTGCGAATTCGTCGGCGAGCACCACATGGTACTGGGCGCGCAGCACCTCGAACACGTCGGGGTTCTGCTTGTGCGGCATCAGCGAGCTGCCCGTGCACACCTCAGCCGGCAGGCGAAAGTAGCCCAGCTCTGGCAGCGAAAAGAGAATGACGTCTGTTGCCAGACGGTTGAGGTCGCTAAGCAGCATGCCCAGCACATGCAAGATGGCTGCCTCGAACTTTCCGCGACTGTTCTGCACGTAGAGAGCGTTCTGCTGCACACGCGCGAACCCCAGCTCCTTGGCGGTGAACTCACGGTCCACCTCAACCGGCAACCCGTAGCCCGCGCCCGTGCCCAGAGGCGACTGGTCCACCAGCCGGATCACCCAACGCACCGCGTCCAGATTGTCGAACATCGATTCGGCAAAGGCGCCGATCCACAGGCCAACCGTGGAGGGCATGGCCTTGCGCGTGTGCGTGTAGCCGGGCATGGGCACTTGTCCCCAGCGTTCCGCAAATGCCTTGAAGACCATCAGGAGACGCCCGGCCTGCTCTTCGATCTCGCGCAAGCGCTCTTTGTACAGGAGGCGCAATGCTACCAGGACCTGGTCGTTTCGAGAGCGGGCCGTATGAATCTTCTTGCCCGCCTCGCCGACCTTTGCGACCAAAAACTGCTCGATGGCGGTGTGGCAATCTTCCTGCTCGGGACGAACCTCGAAACGTCCTTGCCGCGCCAACGCGCGGATTTCATCGAGAGCGGCAACGAGCGCCTCCTCTTCCTCTGCGCTCAGCACCCCCATTCTGCGCAGCATCCTGGCGTGCGCCACCGAGGCCTGGCAGTCGTACTCCACCAGCTCGCGATCGACGATGTAGTCATCGCCCACCGTGTAGCGCTCCACCTTTGGATCCAGGCGCCCCCCATCGCTCCAGAGTTTCATTGTCGCCTCCGCGTCAATTGTGCGCGCCAATCATAAGGGAATCGCTTGCGCAGCACAATGCTGTGCGCCTTCAGCCGAATGGCATTGATCTCGATGAAGCCGTGCGAGTCGGTGGCATCGAAGCCACCCTCCACGTCCATGCTCGACAGGTCGCGGTCATAGAGCGAGATAGGCGATTCCCTGCCGATGCAGTAGACGTTCCCTTTGCAAAGCGCCAGCCGCACTTTGCCATCGATGGCCTCCTGGCTCTTTTCGATGGCGCTCAGCAGAAAGTCCATCTCCGGCGAAAACCAGAATCCGTTGTAGATGAGCTCCGAGAACTTGGGCACCAACATATCCCGCAGGTGCATCACCTCCTTGTCCATGGCGATCCCTTCCAAGTCGCGGTGCGCTGCCCACAGGATAGTGGCCCCAGGCGACTCGTATACGCCGCGCGACTTTATGCCGATAAAGCGGTTCTCCACCATGTCCACGCGGCCGATGCCATGCAGTTCGCCCAGCTCGTTGAGGTAGAGGAAGAGCTCGAGCGGCGTCTCCTTCGTCGTGCCGTCGTCGAGATTGACCACCTTTACCGGGAACCCGTCCTTGAAATGGATCTCGATCACGCTCTCTTTGTCGGGCGTGTTCTGAAGAGGGCGAGTG from Calditrichota bacterium encodes:
- a CDS encoding M55 family metallopeptidase, translated to MKVFISADLEGVNGVVLLEQVFPSNPAYAQAREWMVQEVNAAVEGAVQGGAREVLVNDAHHNMTNLLIDRLHPKATLLTGTRKSLSMMEGIESSVDAAFFIGYHAKSGTEGAVLDHTFAASLIHDVRINGISVGEFGLSAGVAGHFGVPAALVTGDQALVQEAKALVPAIEAVVVKEGVSRNAARCYPFARTLEDIRLMAKRAIQHLSDKQPLKFEEPIRLAIDFQKTEQADLAAGMPGMQREGGRTVTFEADDFLTAYRAFVAVFRLANQ
- a CDS encoding aminopeptidase → MTKLQRAARLVLTQCLNTKHTESVVVVADAPMMELAHLLLSTARRISADSVLVELPRPCRNGAEPPAPVTRIMALADVVVLVTSGQLRHSEARRVACRRGARILDMSGVTADALRRALDVDYQDLARRTRKLADVLTIGHRAHLTTPAGTDAWFSIEGQKGIADTGLAHQRGAFSTLPAGMACIGPQGGKAEGRIVVEHGFGGKARPDHPIVLDVKEGRVAMIRGGQACAKLREELRAFGPEARTLAELGIGTNAAARITGCMAEDRKVLGTAHVALGNNCSFGGTVNVPFHLDGILFAPTIEIDGKVVVQDGQVMV
- a CDS encoding PqqD family protein, with protein sequence MSIAELLHPERAAELIPVRLVEWQEEGDRVLLLRPRFTSGLLRKYLLPMLRRPHFRVHLDAYGSAAWRLCDGSRTLAEVGTALREQFGQQIEPVQERLALFVGQLCKHRLLELQPVATEGC
- a CDS encoding oligopeptide transporter, OPT family, with amino-acid sequence MQSGKREYKPFVPPTVDLKEFTLRALVPGLVMAVVLGAANAYLGLKAGMTIAATYPAAVLSMAILRLFKDSNILEENLSRTVGSIGESVAAGAIFTLPAFLIAGVWTPEFFGSFSGYLRSSIIMLVGGAAGILFVTLLRRMMVDDPELPFPESVAAGEIHKAGRGGASGAQYLFYAMGIGGLVEALKTVNIFASKWEHFVQVARKIIPGTAGKGFAGVETGGGFLLKTPALSPAFLGVGYIIGPRLAALNFAGGALSWGLFVPLLMLLLAPQYAPLVEQGAMDWVGVAKNLFANAVRPIAIGGMLMSAAFTLFRMRKSLAGGIKRSVEDVRKAASAQQTTLRTDRDINIKVVFAGLAAVGVLTFFVYWWFMGLAPEALAPALVAALVMMVAGFFFAAVSGYLVGLIGSSNNPISGLTLSTLVIAAVLMVILGATGTPGVIAVLAVAGVICVSAAVAGEMLQDLKVGHILGGTPWRMQVGDFIGVLLSAAVMWIPLFILNAGDLKMAEIKGYHGGFGGDVLAAPQATLMAKLAQGIVGGEMVWPLIIVGILLAIGFILVQVRSPMLVCVGMYLSFETVAAIFVGGIIRWVIDLVVARRKYNENQKTRIENRGILLASGLIAGEALVGLLVAALVFFGVTIPNLWQNSSFLVSVLVIVALGYLLVKVPLGNAGSPDEPAAPAVM
- the argH gene encoding argininosuccinate lyase — its product is MKLWSDGGRLDPKVERYTVGDDYIVDRELVEYDCQASVAHARMLRRMGVLSAEEEEALVAALDEIRALARQGRFEVRPEQEDCHTAIEQFLVAKVGEAGKKIHTARSRNDQVLVALRLLYKERLREIEEQAGRLLMVFKAFAERWGQVPMPGYTHTRKAMPSTVGLWIGAFAESMFDNLDAVRWVIRLVDQSPLGTGAGYGLPVEVDREFTAKELGFARVQQNALYVQNSRGKFEAAILHVLGMLLSDLNRLATDVILFSLPELGYFRLPAEVCTGSSLMPHKQNPDVFEVLRAQYHVVLADEFAVASLSSNLISGYHRDLQLIKSKVLSGLRITRESLEVAAHVVSKIEVDEERCRKAMSDELYSVQRVLAETLRGKPFRDAYRNEARRWQEPGGGEPK
- a CDS encoding argininosuccinate synthase — its product is MEKVILAYSGGLDTSVILKWLLEKGFEVVCFVGNVGQNDNFAEITEKAYRTGASKVYVEDLREEFVVDFIFPAMRGNAIYEGRYLLGTALARPLLAKKQVEIAELEHAAYVAHGATGKGNDQVRFEFSYYALNPQIKIISPWKDPEFLQTFKGRTDLLRYAEKHGIPVRASAKKPYSEDENLMHISHEAGILEDPALRPSEDIFTRTRPLQNTPDKESVIEIHFKDGFPVKVVNLDDGTTKETPLELFLYLNELGELHGIGRVDMVENRFIGIKSRGVYESPGATILWAAHRDLEGIAMDKEVMHLRDMLVPKFSELIYNGFWFSPEMDFLLSAIEKSQEAIDGKVRLALCKGNVYCIGRESPISLYDRDLSSMDVEGGFDATDSHGFIEINAIRLKAHSIVLRKRFPYDWRAQLTRRRQ